In Phaseolus vulgaris cultivar G19833 chromosome 3, P. vulgaris v2.0, whole genome shotgun sequence, the sequence AGGGATCACAAATAGAATTATCAAGGCTACTAATAATCAATGCAAAATCCCATGGACTTGAGAAAATGGATCTAGGGAGgtcaaaattttaaaagtacAACTACATGTTCTCGTAACTGCTCGGGAGACCACTGTAATGAGAAGTCTCAGACTTTACGAGCCAGTGTCCTCTGCTTGGTTCCATGCTGCACAACCTTTTCCTCCACAGGAAGGCCCTTACGACGCCTGACTGCATCAATTAACTTTCTTGCAGTATTTGGAAGAACACTAGAACCATCTCCAAACTCTTCAATTTCCTCTTCTGTTTTAGGTACAAAGAAAGGATCCTCAGAAAGTGCTTCCCAGTGGCTAAGGACGAGAAGTGCACTCGCAGCACCAGAAGTCCACCTTCTAAGCTCATCCGGGAAACCAAAGCTCTCAGAAACAGGAACATATGCATGGACAGTGAAGAAAGGGGAACCTTCTTGCATCTCTTCCTTCAAAACTCGTGCCCGTCTTCGGGAAAGTACAGCATACATGGGACCCAAATATTCAGTAGGTGTATTCAATTCACAGAAGTACATTGCTTCTACAAGCCGTGGCTTATTCTGAAGCACAGCTGCTCTACATGCATCTTTGACAGTTGCTATTACCTGCCCTGCAAAAATGCCATACTGCTCAGATTGCTGGGATGTTTCAGACTCATCATTCTGCCCTGAAAATGGAGATATGCGAGCCTCAACAACAAATGCCAAACCCCACATAGGTTCCTCACACAAGGGTCCGGCTGAAGTGGCCAGTTGGAACCCAGATATTATACTACTCTCAAGGTGCTCAGCGTCCATGTACAAAGCTTGGTTTGCAGTTGAAGACTTTTCAGCAACTGAGTCACTGGTACTAGAATCGGTCACAAAACCCAACCTCTCTGATACATGAGAACAACCACGTATTAAAACAGAGCTATCCGTGCTTTCTGCTTTGATATCAGGAGTAAATAGTAGGTTAGGACCAATCTGCCTTGGTCCAAGTGCCCATATCCTCCTCAAAACCTTTAGCCACTTCAATTTACATTTCTCAGCATGGTCCTTGTCGTCTTCATTCCTGCTCAAAATATCGCCCTCCACTGCATCCAATATGCGTTTTTTTAGCACTTCAACTGGGCTTTCATTTTCAAGAATACTTGGTCTCTGGGTTTCCAAACTTTTTAATGTATGCCCCGAGTTTACTCCAATGATATCTGCAAGTAAATCAGAGCTTTCATCGAGCACCTTCGTCAGAGAAGGTAGAAGTTTCATCACCTGCACCCGAACAACACATCTTCCATTGGGTGTTGTTTTTTCAACATAATCTGATCTCCTGCTCAGAACTTTTAAATTTTCCATCACGTTCAATACCTCTCCCTCGATGGTTTCTTTGTAGGACACAAGAGGTGGAGAGACCTCCAAGCTTACCTTCGCAAACCTATCCTTCAAATCCTTTATGCACCTCTCAAGATGAACTTCTCCAGCAGCAGCAAGAACATGCTCTCCCCTAGAAGACACTGTGACCTCAACAAACGGATCTGCTCGATTCAGAAGCCTCAAACCCCTGAGCAACGCACCCACATCAGCTGGGTCGGATGGCTCAATTGCAACTCTCAAAGTCGGGGCAACTTGGAATGCCATACTCGAAAAAGGCCAACAATTCCTGGTGGAAGAAAGAGTAGCACTCTTCAATATATGCTGTCCAAGACCTGCAATGGCAACTATATTCCCTGCCTTGGCAGATGTCACAACTTTCAACCCTTGCCCCATCATCAAATACAACGATTTCAACTCAGCCTCCTGTATATGCTTCTGCGTCGACTCTCCTTTCAACGGATCATATAACGCAGAAAGCACAAAAACTCTCTGCCCCGCATGCAAAACCCCACTAAAAATCCTAGCAAAAGCCAGAAAACATTCATCGGAATCACCCTCCCCTTCATCACCATAACCATTGCCAACCTCCCCCCTCTGTCCGGGCAGCATCTTAACCGGCAGAGCAAACATCTTCGACACGAAAGCCACACAAGGAACCTCATCCCCACAGTCACACCCCTCCACCGCCTTCCTCGCCATCTCCGCCTTCTCCACCGCTTCCTCCTCCACCACATCCCCAACAACCTCCCTTTTCGGAATCAACCTCGATATCCGAAACGCCTGTGCCGCAACCGGGTCCGGCAGGCACCTCACCACCATCGACAAAACCGCGTCCGACAGCGGAAGCCACCGGCTCATAACAGCCTGCAGCACGACCTTCACATCCTTATTCTGCAGCTCGCGCGGTGGCACCGACAAACTAAACGACTTAATAACCTTCTCAACCAGCCCCTTGTCCCCTTCCAACGCCCCCTGATAAACCTGCCACAACGGTTCCAACACGAACTGAACAAACATAGGTTTCTTATTAGAACCAGCGCCTTTCTTCCCCACAATCATCTTCGTCTTAGGGTTAAAATACCTAGGTCCCCACAACGCTCTCAACAACGCATTCACACTCGCCCCAAGCTTGGACGCATATATCTCCGCAAACTCACGAATCCCAAACCCCCATCCGTCCAAGGCGCAAGCGAATATAACATTCCCTTTCGGCGGCTGAAAAACGTCCTCATTATCGTCGTAATCCTCCAGAGTCTCGCCGGTGCTTTCGGTGGTTCCGGTGCCGGCGAGCAGAGAATCGACGTCGGAGAGATATTTTTCGGATTTGTAAGCGCTGACTATTCCGTTGACCTCGTGCACGATTCGCAATAGGCGCGTGTAGGCTTCAGAGGGAGTGAGTTTGAGTTCGGTGATCAAGCGATCGAGCTTGTTGAGGACGAGGCAGGGGGTGAGGCGCTCGATCCAGCATTGGCGGAGGACGGCGTGCGTCTGGATGTGGACGCCCTCCACGGCGTCGACCAGGAGGAGCGCGCCGTCGCTGAGGCGCGCCGCGGTGGAGACCTCGCTGCAGAAGTCGATGTGACCGGGGGAGTCGATGAGGTTCACGGCGTGGCCGCGGTAGCGGAGGAGGATGGAGGAGCTCTTCATGGTGATGGCGCGCCGCTGCTCCTCGTCGAGGTAATCAAGGAAGCGGACGCGCCCGGCGAGCTTGGGGTGAACGACGCCGCCGCCCGCGGAGGCAATTAGGTGGTCGGCGAGGGTGGTCTTGCCGTGGTCGACGTGCGCGAGGATGCAGATGTTGCGGATTCGATCGCGGTCGCAATCGGCATCGGAACTTCCCTCCTCCATTTTCGAATCTGAAAAGGCAGTTGAAGGGAGAAAAAACGTGGCAAAAAGCTTGGGTTTAACGCGCGTTTGGTCTGTAAGAACGATGAATCCAAACGTGCCGCCAATATCTGATAAACCCTAAAAAGCAATttcaaagagaaagaagaaggacTACATATACATATCGTTCTTCAAACATACACTATTATAATAGTTATTATATCATCATACAATACATTATCTAATATCTTTTTAACTCAATTTCTCATATATCATTATTCATACTTTTATTTCtgcatgtatattttttttttatctaacacctttttacttttatttctcTACCTAacatcatttcaaaaataaaaaaataataataataaattaaaaaaattaataattttaattttaaatatattaaaaaataaatatttttaatatttaaaatagttattaataaataaatgaatttttttaaaaaaataataataataataataaattaaaaatatttagtttaatttttcttttaaaaataaaaaaaataaaatattaaaccctacaacaacataaaagttgaatttataaacataaattaatatttatttttattattattgataatttaatcttgttaatattaaaaattaaaaggtataattataaaagttgaatctataataTAGAGGACATAATTATTTAGTAATTATATatcttatctttttctttttctttttcttttttttaatcttttatctttatcttattttgttttcttttattttatattttttatgtttttagttattatttttttctaccattatttatttatttctattttttttatttttttattgttgttgtttttattttctatatttatttatttttgtattttttttcttcttatttttaagcattaagtgtaacatttacattagtttttcaatattatttgtatccactactaattaatactaattgactttgatttttttataattatattgaaattaacattattacatcatcaataataataataaaatactatattttgtttatagattcaacttttatgttgttgtaaggttttattttttatttttttcattcttaaaaaaaattaaacatttttaatttattactcttttttttattttgtaaaaacttatttctttattcattaattatatttataattattttaaacattaaaaatatttattttttaatacattcaaaattaaaattattaatttttttaatttaataatttatttatttatttacttttgaaATGAAGCTAGATAGGgatagataggaaaataaatacaaaaagatGTTAGATGgaagaaataaaagaataaatagtGTTACATGAgaaattaagttattttttatcatttttttatatataaattagatttaattatggttttaatcatttaaatttaaaaatacattatctGAATTTGAAcacataaaattgttttaagaaCTTCACTGCCACGTCTAGGTTTCAAGAACAAGAGATATATAGGAACggaaacaaagagaaaaaaaaaacatagacaaaatgaaaaatataattataatttttttgacatATTTCTTTAGAATATTATAGGAGATAATGATTTTAAAAGACTAGGATACTAAAAACAAGATAATTCTCGTACTTTGTATAGTGAAAGAATTTATAGattcttagaaaaaaaatatttcttataagGGAGAGTTATTATTGATGACAAATGTTACTCGAAAGTCAAGTTGTTGAGCTTgaataatctaaaaaaatattgttaagttttagaaaataaaagtttatttaattGTGGATAATTGTTATAACTATAAATTAGTAGAGAAGTTAGAGTTaactattataattttaatatttacaaaatatcaATCATACATTCTAGTAAAGTTGTTAGAGTTTACACTTtctcaatatatttatttatcttctaATCTAGGATTTCAACATTGAATATATAGAACGATAAAATAAGAtctaaagaaaatataaagagaAGATTCAAGTGGAAATGAAGTTGAAAACTCAAAAATAGAATCACTTAGCTTGATCAAGTAACAAGTGGAGAACACAAAAAAACGGAGAGAGAGAATATAGCTCATTCTATTTTTTCTCTCAAGACATGAGAAGTAAGTGTGAGGAGAataatgatatttatttttaaggcATCTAGAATTTGTAAAGGTTTAGGGGCAATAATCTTAAAAACCTTCCTTGGATAATCATGCAACACTACCCTCTTtagaatacaaatttgtattccaCATTGTACAATCTGGAATGtaaatttgtattatagatTGTGTAATTTTGAATGTAACTTTctattatgaatttaaaaacaCATTCGGATTGTATCATCTAGCATAAAACATTTTGAATTGTAAAACTCAAAAGGTAATTTTGGATATGAAAATACCTTCTAGATTGTACAAACCAGAATGCATCATGCCAAACAATACAATCTATGAGGTTTTTAAATTCGAAATTAGATTTCGGATTATACAATCCATAATGTTTTGTTTGTAAACATATTTTAGACAGTATAATCTAGAGTGTATTCTCAGATCCAGAAAAAATCTTGTGCAatccaaaatacaaaattttattttggattatacaAGTTGAAATACTTTTAGAAAGTTACATTCTAAATTGCACAATTTAgaatacaatttttatattctaaattttgcATAtggaatacaaattttatatttcagattactcaatttaaaatacaaatgtGTATTTAGGAGTGTGTAGTGTTACATGAACATCCatgaaaagtttttaaaaacGTAAACTCTTCATCATCTGGTACATTATAACTCAAACAAAATTATGTCCCTAAAAAATCATGAAGAAAATGAGTAACAAAGTCTATAACAATGTTACCTCATTTTCATTACAACACCACCAACATCGACAAGAAATCACTCAATCCTAAATGTTACAAAATTGAGTTTTAATCCCTCTTCAAATTaccaaaaacaaataattttgtaGATTTTGATACatctttaaaaacaaataattttgtaGATTTTGATACATCTTTATCATGTACATGCAACAAACATGTTGGGACAAAGTTtgagtttta encodes:
- the LOC137806026 gene encoding uncharacterized protein — encoded protein: MEEGSSDADCDRDRIRNICILAHVDHGKTTLADHLIASAGGGVVHPKLAGRVRFLDYLDEEQRRAITMKSSSILLRYRGHAVNLIDSPGHIDFCSEVSTAARLSDGALLLVDAVEGVHIQTHAVLRQCWIERLTPCLVLNKLDRLITELKLTPSEAYTRLLRIVHEVNGIVSAYKSEKYLSDVDSLLAGTGTTESTGETLEDYDDNEDVFQPPKGNVIFACALDGWGFGIREFAEIYASKLGASVNALLRALWGPRYFNPKTKMIVGKKGAGSNKKPMFVQFVLEPLWQVYQGALEGDKGLVEKVIKSFSLSVPPRELQNKDVKVVLQAVMSRWLPLSDAVLSMVVRCLPDPVAAQAFRISRLIPKREVVGDVVEEEAVEKAEMARKAVEGCDCGDEVPCVAFVSKMFALPVKMLPGQRGEVGNGYGDEGEGDSDECFLAFARIFSGVLHAGQRVFVLSALYDPLKGESTQKHIQEAELKSLYLMMGQGLKVVTSAKAGNIVAIAGLGQHILKSATLSSTRNCWPFSSMAFQVAPTLRVAIEPSDPADVGALLRGLRLLNRADPFVEVTVSSRGEHVLAAAGEVHLERCIKDLKDRFAKVSLEVSPPLVSYKETIEGEVLNVMENLKVLSRRSDYVEKTTPNGRCVVRVQVMKLLPSLTKVLDESSDLLADIIGVNSGHTLKSLETQRPSILENESPVEVLKKRILDAVEGDILSRNEDDKDHAEKCKLKWLKVLRRIWALGPRQIGPNLLFTPDIKAESTDSSVLIRGCSHVSERLGFVTDSSTSDSVAEKSSTANQALYMDAEHLESSIISGFQLATSAGPLCEEPMWGLAFVVEARISPFSGQNDESETSQQSEQYGIFAGQVIATVKDACRAAVLQNKPRLVEAMYFCELNTPTEYLGPMYAVLSRRRARVLKEEMQEGSPFFTVHAYVPVSESFGFPDELRRWTSGAASALLVLSHWEALSEDPFFVPKTEEEIEEFGDGSSVLPNTARKLIDAVRRRKGLPVEEKVVQHGTKQRTLARKV